A portion of the Balearica regulorum gibbericeps isolate bBalReg1 chromosome 35, bBalReg1.pri, whole genome shotgun sequence genome contains these proteins:
- the CCDC120 gene encoding coiled-coil domain-containing protein 120 isoform X1 produces the protein MEVRGHIIPPGTYSPAGAPAGRLQELRERQRGLRQALGLRLRELRRLCLQEAELTGKLPPEYPLEPGERPQPPPRRRAGGPPRGALPEATRAARREVAVQLQVVEAARRLAAAPGLPPEQRRRRQRLQAEAAQRLRQLRAQLGAAAHDQNGSLCDLPALENGALPKPPQSGTGRPSPPRTGSGSPDRRPPWGPDTPGRRSSLASPASPARTLPRSASSFEGRSVPATPVLARSPCGRGHPLCRPEVPGLPPRPWSGSQDSQLGGAPAPGPPPSAPRTRRSNSSEALIDWGGPPENVPDSARGRGGPPSAEQRRSQKWLALEGLRDWYLRHTGAPPAAPPGPRLPPPPPAPAWAPRRRDPPGLPHSLSYAGALAPRASGDPPVAAPPPTTDPQPPGTLV, from the exons ATGGAGGTGAGGGGCCACATCATCCCCCCGGGCACCTACAGCCCCGCAG GGGCGCCCGCCGGGcggctgcaggagctgcgggAGCGGCAGCGGGGGCTACGCCAGGCCCTGGGGCTGCGCCTGCGGGAGCTGCGGCgcctctgcctgcaggaggCC GAGCTGACGGGGAAGCTGCCCCCCGAGTACCCCCTGGAACCCGGCGAGaggccgcagccccccccgcgccgccgggccgggggtCCCCCCCGCGGAGCCCTCCCTGAG GCGACGCGGGCGGCCCGGCGGGAGGTGGCGGTTCAGCTACAGGTTGTTGAAGCCGCCCGACGACTGGCGGCTGCCCCTGGGCTGCCCCCCGAACAACGCCGCCGCCGCCAACGCCTGCAGGCCGAAGCGGCCCAACGGCTCCGGCAGCTCCGGGCCCAGCTCGGGGCCGCCGCTCACG ATCAGAACGGGTCCCTCTGCGACCTGCCCGCGCTGGAGAACG GGGCCCTGCCAAAGCCCCCTCAGAGCGGAACCGGCCGCCCGTCGCCCCCCCGGACTGGATCCGGCAGCCCTGACCGCCGGCCGCCCTGGGGCCCCGACACCCCCGGCCGCCGCAGCTCCCTCGCCAGCCCCGCCAG CCCGGCACGGACCCTGCCCCGCAGCGCTTCCAGCTTCGAGGGCCGCAGCGTCCCGGCCACCCCTGTCCTGGCCCGCAGCCCCTGTGGGCGTGGGCACCCCCTCTGCCG TCCTGAggtgccggggctgcccccccgGCCCTGGTCGGGCAGCCAAGACTCACAGTTGGGGGGGGCCCCGGCGCCCGGCCCCCCACCGTCGGCTCCCCGTACCCGTCGCAGCAACAGCTCGGAAGCCTTGATCGACTGGGGGGGCCCCCCCGAAAACGTCCCCGATTCCGCCCGGGGTCGGGGGGGCCCCCCCTCGGCTGAGCAACGTCGCAGCCAGAAGTGGCTGGCGCTGGAGGGGCTGCGGGACTGGTACCTGCGGCACACGGGggcccccccggccgccccccccggcccccgtctgccgccgccccccccggctcccGCCTGGGCCCCCCGTCGCCGCGACCCCCCCGGCCTGCCCCACTCGCTCAGCTACGCCGGGGCCCTGGCGCCCAG GGCTTCGGGGGACCCCCCCGTGGCCGCCCCCCCTCCCACCACGgacccgcagccccccggcaccTTGgtgtga
- the CCDC120 gene encoding coiled-coil domain-containing protein 120 isoform X2, producing the protein MEVRGHIIPPGTYSPAGAPAGRLQELRERQRGLRQALGLRLRELRRLCLQEAELTGKLPPEYPLEPGERPQPPPRRRAGGPPRGALPEATRAARREVAVQLQVVEAARRLAAAPGLPPEQRRRRQRLQAEAAQRLRQLRAQLGAAAHDQNGSLCDLPALENGALPKPPQSGTGRPSPPRTGSGSPDRRPPWGPDTPGRRSSLASPASPARTLPRSASSFEGRSVPATPVLARSPCGRGHPLCRPEVPGLPPRPWSGSQDSQLGGAPAPGPPPSAPRTRRSNSSEALIDWGGPPENVPDSARGRGGPPSAEQRRSQKWLALEGLRDWYLRHTGAPPAAPPGPRLPPPPPAPAWAPRRRDPPGLPHSLSYAGALAPRYGAPRVYRAPLF; encoded by the exons ATGGAGGTGAGGGGCCACATCATCCCCCCGGGCACCTACAGCCCCGCAG GGGCGCCCGCCGGGcggctgcaggagctgcgggAGCGGCAGCGGGGGCTACGCCAGGCCCTGGGGCTGCGCCTGCGGGAGCTGCGGCgcctctgcctgcaggaggCC GAGCTGACGGGGAAGCTGCCCCCCGAGTACCCCCTGGAACCCGGCGAGaggccgcagccccccccgcgccgccgggccgggggtCCCCCCCGCGGAGCCCTCCCTGAG GCGACGCGGGCGGCCCGGCGGGAGGTGGCGGTTCAGCTACAGGTTGTTGAAGCCGCCCGACGACTGGCGGCTGCCCCTGGGCTGCCCCCCGAACAACGCCGCCGCCGCCAACGCCTGCAGGCCGAAGCGGCCCAACGGCTCCGGCAGCTCCGGGCCCAGCTCGGGGCCGCCGCTCACG ATCAGAACGGGTCCCTCTGCGACCTGCCCGCGCTGGAGAACG GGGCCCTGCCAAAGCCCCCTCAGAGCGGAACCGGCCGCCCGTCGCCCCCCCGGACTGGATCCGGCAGCCCTGACCGCCGGCCGCCCTGGGGCCCCGACACCCCCGGCCGCCGCAGCTCCCTCGCCAGCCCCGCCAG CCCGGCACGGACCCTGCCCCGCAGCGCTTCCAGCTTCGAGGGCCGCAGCGTCCCGGCCACCCCTGTCCTGGCCCGCAGCCCCTGTGGGCGTGGGCACCCCCTCTGCCG TCCTGAggtgccggggctgcccccccgGCCCTGGTCGGGCAGCCAAGACTCACAGTTGGGGGGGGCCCCGGCGCCCGGCCCCCCACCGTCGGCTCCCCGTACCCGTCGCAGCAACAGCTCGGAAGCCTTGATCGACTGGGGGGGCCCCCCCGAAAACGTCCCCGATTCCGCCCGGGGTCGGGGGGGCCCCCCCTCGGCTGAGCAACGTCGCAGCCAGAAGTGGCTGGCGCTGGAGGGGCTGCGGGACTGGTACCTGCGGCACACGGGggcccccccggccgccccccccggcccccgtctgccgccgccccccccggctcccGCCTGGGCCCCCCGTCGCCGCGACCCCCCCGGCCTGCCCCACTCGCTCAGCTACGCCGGGGCCCTGGCGCCCAGGTACGGGGCGCCCCGGGTGTACCGCGCACCCCTcttttaa